One Thermoplasma volcanium GSS1 genomic window carries:
- a CDS encoding ATP-binding protein, translating to MDRLLFPFSAVVGEDDLKEALLINAVNPRIGGVLIRGPKGVAKSTIARSLIDILPEIDVVKDCPFKCDPDDYESMCDECRIKYEKGQIVRDRRKMPFVDLPVSATIDRVIGSIDISKAVNEGIKALQPGLLADANRGIIYIDEVNLLDDSVIDAILDAAASGINVVEREGVSIVHPAKFILIGTMNPEEGDLRPQLRDRFGLSVDAVQPDSPDELITISDRVEEYDANPRAFAEKYRRDQEKLRASVIEARRILPEVTISNDLKRYIANVVIKLNAGNRAMITAIKASKAIAALAGRKKVNIEDVERALYLTLKHRVQDKSMIKGTIEKESRFLKTASYEAGSESGKENSPSPNGNNRDKPQPSENEVLERRVSASFNESGSTSGRAGVADIIRNLDYNRTGTVFNAYETLVKMALNHDNRIKPEDVVMTKATSRSSLPVILALDASRSMETMKRIAIARGIARDFLKSAYRMRVKMSYLTFSGSDTAVRVEMTRDIGRIEEEIMHTVAKGKTPLPSALKKMYEISSRYRKRTVSILITDGRANVPINRSVEEDLRYWSKKLGLKSDLFLISSTMGSEQFIPTYNNDICSYSRGRLIELNSNGDLSIHSGYRKF from the coding sequence ATGGATAGGCTCCTATTTCCGTTTTCAGCTGTTGTAGGCGAAGATGATCTGAAGGAGGCCCTGTTGATAAATGCGGTAAATCCTAGGATAGGTGGAGTCCTTATAAGGGGGCCAAAGGGCGTAGCGAAATCCACCATAGCAAGATCCCTTATCGACATTTTGCCAGAGATAGATGTTGTTAAGGATTGCCCGTTCAAATGCGACCCGGACGATTATGAAAGCATGTGCGATGAGTGTCGCATAAAATACGAAAAAGGGCAGATCGTTAGGGATAGGCGAAAGATGCCTTTCGTGGACCTTCCGGTTAGTGCAACAATTGATAGAGTTATAGGCAGTATAGATATTTCCAAGGCTGTAAATGAAGGGATTAAGGCCCTTCAGCCAGGGCTATTGGCTGACGCAAATAGGGGGATAATATATATAGACGAGGTAAATCTGCTCGATGATTCTGTCATTGATGCTATTCTTGATGCGGCAGCATCAGGAATAAACGTGGTTGAACGGGAGGGTGTGTCTATAGTCCATCCGGCAAAATTTATCTTGATAGGTACTATGAACCCAGAAGAAGGAGACTTAAGGCCTCAGTTAAGGGATAGATTTGGGCTTTCTGTGGATGCTGTTCAGCCAGATTCACCCGACGAGCTCATAACGATATCAGATAGGGTAGAGGAATACGATGCGAATCCCAGAGCTTTTGCGGAGAAGTATCGTAGGGATCAGGAAAAACTTAGAGCATCAGTTATAGAGGCAAGGCGTATTCTTCCCGAGGTCACCATATCCAATGACTTGAAGCGATATATAGCAAACGTTGTAATTAAGTTAAACGCTGGAAACAGGGCAATGATAACCGCTATTAAAGCCTCTAAAGCGATAGCTGCACTTGCCGGAAGAAAAAAAGTAAATATAGAAGATGTAGAAAGAGCTTTATATCTTACTTTAAAGCACAGAGTTCAGGACAAAAGTATGATAAAGGGCACTATTGAAAAGGAGTCAAGGTTCCTTAAAACAGCATCCTATGAGGCAGGTTCCGAATCTGGTAAGGAGAATAGCCCTTCCCCTAATGGAAACAATAGAGACAAGCCTCAACCTTCTGAAAATGAGGTATTGGAGAGAAGAGTATCCGCTTCTTTCAATGAAAGTGGATCAACTTCCGGCAGGGCGGGGGTAGCCGACATAATAAGAAACCTTGACTATAACAGGACAGGAACAGTTTTTAACGCCTACGAAACTCTCGTTAAGATGGCTCTGAACCACGACAATCGCATAAAGCCGGAGGATGTTGTAATGACCAAAGCAACATCCAGGTCTTCACTTCCAGTTATACTTGCACTTGATGCAAGCAGATCTATGGAAACCATGAAGAGAATAGCGATAGCCCGTGGCATTGCAAGGGACTTTTTGAAGTCTGCATATAGAATGAGAGTGAAAATGTCCTATCTCACGTTTTCTGGCTCAGATACAGCTGTACGAGTGGAAATGACAAGAGATATCGGAAGGATAGAAGAGGAGATTATGCACACTGTAGCAAAAGGGAAGACTCCACTCCCATCTGCGCTCAAGAAGATGTACGAAATCTCTTCAAGGTACAGAAAACGCACAGTATCTATTCTTATAACAGATGGCAGGGCAAACGTACCCATAAACAGGTCAGTTGAAGAGGATTTAAGATACTGGTCCAAGAAACTTGGCCTAAAAAGCGACCTGTTCCTAATTTCTTCTACCATGGGAAGCGAACAATTTATACCTACCTATAACAATGACATATGCAGCTATTCTCGAGGCAGGCTCATAGAGCTTAACAGCAATGGCGATTTAAGCATTCACTCTGGATACAGAAAATTTTAA
- the hemL gene encoding glutamate-1-semialdehyde 2,1-aminomutase: protein MSSKELFELAAKLFPMGVNSPVRYFKDYPFYVKEGKGSTILDVDGNKYIDYCLGYGPLILGHSDPDVTRAVIEQAEKGLLFGEPSENEIKLAEMIKETSKNIEMMRFTNSGTEATMHAIRLARAITGRKLIVKMEGGFHGAHDYSLIKSGSGTLTFGSPSSPGIPDEVAQTVIVGKYNDENNIKEIFQKYGDKIAAVITEPIMGNAGVILPKQGFLEFLRDITQKHGSLLIFDEVITGYRFAFSPFQDIMRIDPDITTMGKIIGGGLPIGLFGGSEEIMKNISPSGNVYEAGTFSGNPMSMAAGYAAMEKLSKQDYSILKKRTQKLVSGIDDILDRKHITHTIKYYGTMFQVFFADHVNNYDDALKARKEVYFKLFKALSKNGVYLPPSQYETNFVSFAHSDSDIDATLAAFEKAVAEMD from the coding sequence ATGTCATCAAAAGAACTGTTTGAACTCGCAGCTAAGCTGTTTCCTATGGGAGTGAACTCACCTGTTAGGTACTTTAAAGATTACCCGTTCTACGTCAAGGAGGGAAAAGGATCAACTATCCTGGACGTTGACGGAAACAAGTATATTGATTACTGCCTTGGCTATGGCCCGCTTATACTTGGTCACTCTGATCCAGATGTCACGAGAGCCGTAATCGAACAGGCAGAAAAGGGATTACTTTTCGGAGAACCAAGTGAGAACGAAATTAAGCTAGCCGAAATGATTAAAGAGACTTCGAAGAACATAGAAATGATGAGGTTTACGAATTCTGGTACAGAGGCTACAATGCACGCCATAAGACTTGCAAGGGCAATCACTGGAAGAAAATTAATAGTAAAGATGGAAGGGGGATTTCATGGTGCGCACGACTATTCACTAATAAAATCTGGAAGCGGTACGCTTACGTTCGGATCACCTTCATCCCCGGGAATACCCGACGAAGTGGCTCAAACGGTGATTGTTGGCAAATATAATGACGAGAATAATATCAAGGAGATCTTCCAAAAATATGGGGATAAGATAGCAGCTGTTATAACTGAACCCATAATGGGAAATGCAGGTGTTATATTACCAAAACAGGGGTTCCTAGAGTTTTTGAGAGACATAACGCAGAAACACGGATCGTTATTGATTTTTGATGAGGTTATTACAGGCTATAGATTTGCGTTTTCGCCATTTCAGGATATTATGAGGATAGATCCAGACATCACAACGATGGGGAAGATCATAGGCGGAGGCTTGCCAATAGGCTTGTTTGGTGGATCCGAAGAAATAATGAAGAATATTTCTCCATCCGGCAATGTCTATGAGGCGGGGACGTTTTCGGGGAATCCTATGTCCATGGCTGCAGGATACGCAGCCATGGAAAAGCTATCGAAACAGGATTACTCGATCCTAAAAAAAAGGACCCAAAAACTAGTGTCTGGTATAGACGATATATTGGATAGAAAACACATAACACATACAATTAAATATTACGGCACTATGTTTCAGGTATTCTTTGCCGATCATGTAAACAACTATGATGATGCCTTAAAAGCACGAAAAGAGGTGTATTTCAAACTGTTCAAGGCTTTATCGAAAAACGGGGTTTACCTGCCTCCATCGCAATATGAAACTAATTTTGTGAGCTTTGCCCATTCTGATTCCGACATAGATGCCACTCTAGCAGCCTTTGAAAAGGCAGTGGCGGAGATGGATTAA
- a CDS encoding class I SAM-dependent methyltransferase: MQTEDNEDAFGHALLDFSSGHCSYEMIETSDGKIDVTSISYYFKNYDQWPLMEQKAIEYAKGIIVDAGAGAGRHSLYLRKKGYQVFPFDISPGAVSVMKKRGLDNASIMSLEEFDMSFDTLLLLGNNFGLLRSYKKAPIYLRKLYEKSSDHAMIIGETTDPVSTRFASNDSGLEAGDLTIRVVYKEYKTPWFEYMLASKEKLEMLVKDTGWRVKKFIEMDGVDVYCFLLEKEK; this comes from the coding sequence ATGCAGACGGAAGATAATGAAGATGCTTTTGGGCACGCGCTCCTTGATTTTTCTAGCGGACACTGCAGCTATGAAATGATAGAAACGTCAGATGGGAAGATCGATGTAACGTCTATATCCTATTACTTTAAGAATTATGATCAGTGGCCTCTTATGGAACAGAAAGCCATTGAATATGCAAAAGGTATAATTGTGGACGCGGGTGCAGGTGCTGGCCGCCATTCTCTTTATCTTCGCAAAAAGGGTTACCAAGTATTCCCTTTTGATATTTCTCCTGGTGCAGTATCGGTAATGAAAAAACGTGGGCTTGATAATGCCTCTATTATGTCGTTAGAAGAGTTCGATATGTCTTTCGATACGCTCCTTCTACTCGGAAACAATTTCGGTTTACTCCGCTCTTATAAAAAAGCGCCAATATATCTGAGAAAATTGTACGAAAAGTCTAGCGATCATGCCATGATCATAGGCGAAACAACAGATCCTGTATCAACAAGATTCGCCAGCAACGATTCTGGCCTCGAAGCAGGGGACCTTACTATAAGAGTAGTATACAAGGAATACAAAACGCCATGGTTCGAGTATATGCTTGCTTCTAAGGAAAAATTAGAAATGTTAGTTAAGGACACCGGGTGGAGGGTAAAAAAATTCATTGAAATGGATGGTGTTGATGTTTATTGCTTTTTACTTGAAAAGGAGAAATAA
- the hemC gene encoding hydroxymethylbilane synthase — MKIKIGTRPSNLAVAQANMVASSLEAIGIDTEIVKHRSAGDIDTKNPIYSIGKTGVFVQDLNNMILRGEIDVAVHSAKDIPSEIENRLTIAATLKRGSFNDALVSKYDLRSLPISAKVGTSSIRRIFQLKYARQDLKFENIRGNIETRIAKMSELGLDAIVMAEAAIQRLGLNVEYSKLDENKFVPAPNQGIIAVVSKKEGTVRKILEEINDENTFEEMQIERSVVQQLKLGCSTPVGILSRPSGKGHKIIAQFFSMQGDDVSVFEQYLNDLSDVDSLVSYIRENIPREYGYIASEE, encoded by the coding sequence ATGAAGATTAAGATTGGCACAAGGCCAAGCAACTTGGCTGTTGCACAGGCAAATATGGTCGCTTCTTCGTTGGAAGCAATAGGAATAGATACAGAGATAGTAAAGCATAGGTCAGCCGGAGATATTGATACTAAAAACCCCATCTATTCCATCGGAAAGACAGGAGTATTTGTCCAGGATCTAAACAATATGATACTCAGAGGAGAAATTGATGTAGCCGTACATAGCGCCAAGGACATACCATCGGAAATAGAAAACAGACTTACAATAGCCGCAACCTTGAAGAGAGGATCATTCAATGATGCCCTTGTTTCAAAGTACGATTTAAGATCACTTCCTATTTCTGCAAAAGTAGGCACATCAAGCATAAGAAGAATCTTTCAATTAAAATACGCAAGGCAGGACCTTAAGTTCGAAAACATAAGAGGAAATATTGAAACAAGAATAGCCAAGATGTCTGAACTCGGCCTTGATGCAATAGTTATGGCAGAAGCTGCTATACAAAGGCTTGGCCTTAACGTGGAATATTCTAAGCTGGATGAGAATAAATTTGTTCCTGCTCCAAATCAAGGAATAATAGCAGTTGTTTCAAAAAAAGAGGGAACAGTTAGAAAAATTCTGGAAGAAATAAACGACGAAAATACATTTGAAGAGATGCAAATAGAGAGGAGCGTAGTTCAACAGCTAAAACTTGGATGCTCAACACCAGTTGGAATACTTAGCAGGCCTTCAGGCAAAGGCCATAAAATTATCGCACAGTTTTTCTCGATGCAGGGAGACGATGTCTCGGTCTTTGAACAATACTTAAACGATTTATCAGATGTAGATTCTTTAGTTTCTTACATAAGGGAGAATATCCCAAGAGAATACGGATATATTGCGAGTGAAGAGTAA
- the pyrB gene encoding aspartate carbamoyltransferase, whose amino-acid sequence MLKNKSVVSIDDVQNDDLFEIFDLSESMLKTIESKGNAPLLTNKIMATLFYEPSTRTRLSFESAMHRLGGSVITVSDTKTSSAAKGETLADTVRMASSYSDIIVIRHPLEGAARLASRFTSKPIINAGDGSGQHPTQTILDLFTIKKELGSIDGKVITMVGDLRYGRTIHSLIIALSRFDVKVNLVSPEILRLPEYVYSMLPDRNYVKEYNDLEEVIGETDVLYVTRIQKERFSDQNEYQSVIGSYSINSETVEKMKKKSVIMHPLPRVDEISPDVDNMPQAAYFRQAYYGVPVRMALIYKILGD is encoded by the coding sequence ATGTTAAAGAATAAGAGTGTTGTCTCAATCGATGATGTACAAAATGACGATCTCTTTGAAATTTTCGACCTATCCGAATCGATGCTGAAAACTATTGAGAGCAAAGGGAACGCCCCTCTTCTAACAAATAAAATAATGGCAACCCTCTTCTATGAACCAAGCACTCGAACGAGGCTTTCATTTGAGAGTGCCATGCACAGGCTTGGGGGTTCCGTAATAACGGTCTCGGACACTAAGACAAGTTCTGCGGCAAAGGGAGAAACGCTTGCGGACACAGTGAGAATGGCATCATCATATTCGGACATAATAGTGATTCGGCATCCCCTTGAAGGTGCAGCTAGACTGGCATCTAGGTTTACAAGCAAGCCCATAATTAATGCAGGAGATGGATCAGGGCAGCATCCAACTCAGACCATACTGGATCTTTTTACTATAAAGAAGGAGCTTGGATCCATAGACGGAAAAGTAATAACAATGGTCGGAGACTTGAGATATGGTCGAACTATACATTCTCTGATAATAGCCCTGAGCAGGTTCGATGTTAAGGTTAACTTAGTAAGCCCGGAGATCTTAAGGCTTCCGGAATACGTTTATTCTATGCTACCTGACAGAAATTATGTAAAGGAGTACAACGATCTTGAAGAAGTGATAGGAGAAACGGACGTGCTGTACGTTACTAGAATACAGAAGGAAAGATTCAGTGACCAGAATGAATATCAGAGTGTTATCGGTTCTTATTCCATAAATTCTGAAACTGTGGAAAAGATGAAGAAAAAGAGCGTCATAATGCATCCACTTCCACGTGTTGATGAGATCTCTCCAGATGTGGATAATATGCCACAAGCAGCTTATTTTAGGCAGGCCTATTACGGAGTACCGGTAAGGATGGCTTTAATATACAAGATTCTGGGTGATTAA
- the dcd gene encoding dCTP deaminase, translating to MVLNDNQIQKMVEQGFLISENFSDACLTPNGYDVRVESILADEKEVDETIVGTMKHFLVSTLEVLRLPENVIANIWIRSSYARRGVIGSFGTIDAGYHGSLTLSFFNAGPDLHISRGDRIAQVIFLEMKEKSSMSYEMRSGHYQHSRGVVKGEDKDI from the coding sequence TTGGTATTGAATGATAACCAAATACAAAAAATGGTAGAACAAGGGTTCCTAATCTCTGAAAACTTTTCTGATGCATGCCTAACGCCTAATGGCTACGATGTTAGAGTAGAATCTATACTTGCAGACGAGAAGGAAGTTGATGAAACTATTGTTGGGACGATGAAACATTTTCTTGTGTCAACCTTGGAAGTATTGAGGCTTCCCGAGAATGTCATCGCCAATATTTGGATTCGTTCAAGTTACGCCAGGCGTGGAGTAATAGGCTCTTTTGGCACAATAGACGCCGGCTATCATGGCAGCCTTACATTATCATTTTTTAATGCTGGGCCCGATCTACACATATCCCGTGGAGACAGGATAGCACAGGTGATATTTCTCGAAATGAAAGAAAAGTCATCAATGAGCTACGAAATGAGATCTGGGCATTACCAACATTCCAGAGGAGTCGTTAAGGGCGAAGATAAGGATATTTAA
- the pyrI gene encoding aspartate carbamoyltransferase regulatory subunit translates to MEEKTLKISKIKDGTVIDHIPSGKALRVLSILGIRDDVDYTVSVGMHVPSSKMEYKDVIKIENRSLDKNELDMISLTAPNATISIIKNYEISEKFKVELPPKLIGIIKCKNQNCITNTREPVKPEFEIVSRHPLVLRCVYCQRTMNERDVFE, encoded by the coding sequence ATGGAGGAAAAGACTCTAAAGATATCAAAGATTAAGGATGGAACTGTTATCGATCACATACCTTCTGGCAAAGCACTTAGAGTGCTTTCGATATTAGGAATAAGGGACGACGTTGATTATACAGTCAGTGTTGGAATGCATGTACCAAGCAGCAAGATGGAGTATAAGGATGTTATAAAGATAGAAAACAGATCGCTCGATAAAAATGAGCTGGATATGATATCTCTTACTGCGCCTAATGCCACCATAAGCATAATAAAAAATTATGAGATAAGCGAAAAATTTAAGGTTGAATTACCGCCGAAGCTAATAGGAATAATCAAGTGCAAGAATCAGAACTGCATAACAAATACACGGGAGCCTGTAAAGCCAGAGTTCGAAATAGTATCGCGCCATCCGTTGGTGCTGAGATGTGTTTATTGTCAAAGAACAATGAATGAAAGGGACGTGTTCGAGTAA
- a CDS encoding acyl-CoA thioesterase yields the protein METKKPSESETFVERMVLPEDMDIYEYLYGGRLMEWIDNCASIVATKHCRKRTVTGSIDSLFFLLPIHLGDMVLLHGYINYTTKSTMEIEIDVIKQEGLTGIRRYATKAYLTYVAIDADGRPTEIPQIEPETDDEKRRYAEAEKRAEERRKRLETIKQQILNSPL from the coding sequence ATGGAAACTAAAAAACCGTCTGAATCTGAAACATTCGTTGAAAGGATGGTACTACCTGAGGATATGGATATTTATGAATACCTGTATGGTGGCAGATTAATGGAATGGATAGACAACTGCGCATCCATAGTAGCTACGAAACACTGCAGAAAAAGAACTGTAACCGGGAGCATCGATTCCTTGTTCTTCCTTCTGCCTATACACTTAGGCGACATGGTACTGCTGCATGGCTATATAAATTATACCACTAAATCTACTATGGAGATAGAAATAGATGTAATAAAACAAGAGGGCCTTACAGGGATAAGGAGATACGCAACAAAGGCTTACCTAACATATGTAGCTATTGATGCGGATGGTCGTCCAACGGAGATACCACAAATTGAGCCGGAAACCGATGATGAAAAGAGGAGATATGCAGAAGCAGAGAAAAGAGCCGAAGAGAGAAGAAAAAGGCTCGAGACAATTAAGCAACAGATCCTTAACTCACCACTATAA
- a CDS encoding uroporphyrinogen-III synthase, which translates to MTLRKFIISLRPAEKFVKFDSPCFDLINIPVTRLMPLDINIEKILKESAADCIVFTSTFGVDLFFSRVNMKGFTILGIGKATCERVQAYGHKCLYPENMDSEGLANLIISKCKDKKILILRSKKANEVLTEKLKEEGIDFLEFRIYDAVPDTKDFEKHYKDQNCLGVIITSSMEAEIVIPFLKEDKKMVFSIGVTTTNTLMSHGIMPDITGNSDFLELLKKIDYFICNAENK; encoded by the coding sequence ATGACTTTACGTAAATTCATAATTTCGCTAAGGCCCGCTGAGAAATTCGTAAAGTTTGATTCACCGTGCTTTGACCTGATAAATATACCAGTAACAAGACTCATGCCATTGGATATCAATATAGAAAAGATACTTAAAGAGAGCGCTGCGGACTGTATAGTATTCACAAGCACCTTTGGAGTTGATCTTTTCTTTTCAAGAGTCAATATGAAAGGCTTTACTATTTTGGGTATCGGCAAGGCGACGTGCGAGAGGGTGCAGGCCTATGGACACAAATGCTTATACCCTGAAAATATGGACTCCGAAGGGCTTGCGAACTTAATAATAAGTAAGTGCAAAGACAAGAAAATTCTTATTTTAAGAAGCAAGAAGGCAAACGAAGTCCTTACTGAGAAGCTAAAAGAAGAGGGGATCGATTTCTTAGAGTTCAGGATCTATGATGCAGTACCAGACACAAAAGATTTCGAAAAGCATTACAAAGACCAGAACTGCCTTGGTGTGATAATTACCTCATCAATGGAGGCAGAAATAGTAATACCATTTTTAAAAGAAGACAAAAAAATGGTATTCTCCATAGGAGTGACAACCACCAATACCCTTATGTCTCACGGTATTATGCCCGATATTACAGGAAACTCAGACTTTTTAGAGCTTCTAAAAAAGATCGATTATTTTATCTGCAATGCAGAGAATAAATAA